The following are from one region of the Ptychodera flava strain L36383 chromosome 15, AS_Pfla_20210202, whole genome shotgun sequence genome:
- the LOC139152283 gene encoding uncharacterized protein has product MANLQPKRVMLWAYLRSLSTVFEFSLASRQETEVFHELYTLAYHFGEDRVFQGSEKRVPGYFFKAVIKTLESDCPGKDVMLCKDMAFCLDGKYDRLPKGYIHTFLIRDLRRSIASTCKNYIASNTPLELLPSSGGVKQLYDLHNYVTGTLKQKSIIIDAGDLANHPEKMIHKYCEAVEIPYCDSYINWKENNLEYWHTIWKQTALRNLLFDQAIRSTHFKPTLEKNKQMDIFEVPHQGHLQIETALPYYNELLQKRIRP; this is encoded by the coding sequence ATGGCGAATTTACAACCAAAGCGTGTCATGTTATGGGCATATCTCCGTTCACTATCTACCGTCTTTGAATTTTCCTTGGCGAGTAGACAGGAAACTGAAGTATTCCATGAATTGTACACCCTTGCATATCACTTTGGAGAAGACAGAGTTTTTCAAGGTAGTGAGAAGAGGGTTCCGGGATATTTTTTTAAAGCTGTGATTAAAACACTGGAATCTGATTGTCCCGGAAAAGACGTCATGCTATGTAAGGATATGGCGTTTTGTTTAGATGGGAAGTACGACCGTCTGCCTAAAGGGTATATCCACACATTCTTGATTCGAGACCTGAGGCGAAGCATCGCTAGTACCTGTAAGAATTACATCGCCTCCAACACACCTCTTGAATTGCTGCCATCAAGTGGCGGAGTGAAACAACTCTACGATCTTCACAACTATGTCACTGGTACactgaaacagaaaagtatcatcaTCGACGCGGGCGATCTCGCCAACCATCCCGAAAAAATGATCCATAAATATTGTGAAGCAGTCGAAATACCATATTGTGATAGTTACATAAACTGGAAAGAAAACAATCTTGAATATTGGCACACGATTTGGAAACAAACAGCTCTTCGTAATCTTCTGTTCGATCAGGCGATCAGAAGTACTCATTTCAAACCAACTCTTGAAAAGAACAAGCAGATGGATATTTTTGAAGTGCCGCACCAAGGACATTTACAGATTGAAACTGCTCTCCCGTATTACAATGAACTCTTGCAGAAGAGAATTCGACCTTAA
- the LOC139152284 gene encoding uncharacterized protein, whose amino-acid sequence MANLHPRRVMLWAYPRSLSTAFEFSLASRQETEVFHELYTLAYHFGEERVSRQGGGETRVPGYFFKDVIKTLESDCPGKDVMICKDMAYCLDGKYGRLPKDYIHTFLIRDPRRSIASLCKTYIAFDAPLELMPSSGGVKQLYDLHNYVTDTLKQKSIIIDAGDLANYPEKIIRKYCEAVGIPYCDNYINWKENDLEYWHMIWKQKAIRDVCHSQAVKSTHFKSNLHNNQPVDVSEVPHQGQLQIEAALPYYNELFQKRIRP is encoded by the coding sequence ATGGCGAATTTACACCCAAGACGTGTCATGTTATGGGCCTATCCCCGTTCACTATCTACTGCCTTTGAATTTTCCTTGGCGAGTAGACAGGAAACTGAAGTATTCCATGAATTGTACACCCTTGCATATCACTTTGGAGAAGAGAGAGTTTCGAGACAAGGTGGTGGTGAGACAAGGGTTCCGggatatttttttaaagatgtGATTAAAACACTGGAGTCTGATTGCCCCGGAAAAGACGTCATGATATGTAAGGATATGGCGTATTGTTTGGATGGAAAGTACGGCCGTCTGCCTAAAGACTACATTCATACATTCTTGATTAGAGACCCAAGGCGAAGCATCGCTAGTCTCTGTAAAACTTATATCGCCTTCGATGCACCTCTTGAATTGATGCCATCCAGTGGCGGAGTGAAACAACTCTACGACCTTCACAACTACGTCACTGATACactgaaacagaaaagtatcatcaTCGACGCAGGCGATCTCGCCAACTATCCAGAGAAAATAATCCGTAAATACTGCGAAGCAGTCGGAATACCATATTGTGATAATTACATAAATTGGAAAGAAAACGATCTCGAATATTGGCACATGATTTGGAAACAAAAAGCTATTCGAGATGTATGTCACAGCCAAGCTGTCAAAAGTACACATTTCAAATCAAATCTTCATAACAACCAACCAGTGGACGTTTCTGAAGTGCCGCACCAAGGGCAGTTACAGATTGAAGCTGCTCTTCCCTATTACAATGAACTCTTCCAGAAGAGAATTCGACCTTAA